In Chloroflexota bacterium, the genomic stretch GGCCGAAGATTGCGCGCAGTAGGCGGTCCTCGCCGCTGAGCTCGGTCTCGCCCTTCGGGGTGATCTTGCCGACCAGGATGTCGTCCGGCCCGACTTCAGCCCCCACGTAGACCACGCCGGTGTCGTCGAGGTTGCGCAGGCCTTCCTCGCTCTGATTGGGAATGTCCCGCGTGATCTCCTCGGGTCCCAGCTTGGTATCGCGCGCCTCGACCTCGTACTGCTCGATGTGGATCGAGGTGAACACATCGTCCTTCACCAGGCGCTCGCTGACGACGATCGCGTCCTCGTAGTTCCCGCCCTCCCAGAACATGAAGGCCACCAGGATGTTCTGGCCGAGCGACAGCATGGTGTCGCTCGTCGCCATGCTCTCGGCGATCACCTGGCCGGCCTCCACCTGGTCGCCGACCCGCACCACCGGCCGCTGGCTGATGCACGTGGCCGTATTCGAGCGCTCGAACTTGCGCAGCCGATAGGTGTGCTCGCCCTGGTCCGGATGCTCCACCACGATCTCGCGGGCGGTGACCGCACTGACGGTGCCGTCCGCGGCGGCGTTCACCATGTGCCCGGAGTCGCGCGCGGCGCGTGTCTCCATGCCCGTGGCCACCAGCGGCGCTTCGGGCGTGATCAGCGGCACGGCCTGCCGCTGCATGTTGGCCCCCATCAAGGCGCGGTTGGCGTCGTCGTGTTCCAGGAACGGAATCATGGCCGCCGGCACGCTCACGATCTGCTGTGGCGAGGCGTCGATGAATTCGACCTCGGTCACAGGCGACTCGTGGATCTGCGCCCCGTGGCGCACGGACACGCGGTCCGCTGCAAACTCGCCGTTCGGCTTCAACGCCGCGTTGGCCTGGGCAATCGTGAACTGCTCCTCGGCGTCCGCGGTCATGTATTCGATCTCATCCGTAACCCACGGGCGCACCGGGATCTCGGCGTCGCCGTTCGCGGCGGCCAGGGTGTCGGCCGCCGCGGGCGTAATCTCCGCGCCGGCGGCTACGAGCACGTCGCCCCCGTCCGGTGCGTGAATTGCTTGAGTGGCGATTCGGCCGGCAAGCGCCGCCGCTTCTGACGCCGGCACGCTGTGGGCTACTCGGCGGTACGGCGTTTCGATGAACCCATAGGGATTCACCTTGGCGAACGTGGCCAGGGTGTTGATCAAGCCGATGCTCGGACCCTCCGGCGTTTCGATCGGACACACGCGGCCGTAGTGGCTGTAGTGAACGTCCCGGACATCGAATCCGGCGCGCTCGCGCGAGAGTCCGCCCGGTCCCATGGCGCTCAGGCGACGCTTGTGTCCCAGCTCGGCCAGCGGATTGGCCTGGTCCATGAACTGTGACAACTGGCTGCCGCCGAAGAACTCCTTGATCGCGGCGGTCACGGGCCGGGTGTTGATGAGCCCGGACGGCGTGGCCTCGGCGGCGTCCTGAATGCTCATCCGTTCCTTGATCACGCGCTCCATCCGCAGCAGCCCGATCCGGAACTGTTCGGCCAGCAACTCGCCGACCGCGCGGACGCGCCGGTTGCCGAGGTGGTCGATATGGTCGGGCTGTCCCTGCACCACGTTGAGACGGACGATCTCCCGCACGATCGCGAGCAAATCCTCCGGCCGCAGCGTGCGCGTTTCGTCGTCGGGATCGGCGTTGAGCCGCTTGTTCAGTTTGTATCGCCCAACCGGGCCAAGGTCATAGCGGCGAATGGTGAAAAACGTCTGCTCGATCAGCGCGCGGGCATTGTCCACCGTCGCCGGGTCTCCCGGTCGCAGCCGGTGGTACAGCTCGATGAGGCCGTCTTCGTGGCTCAGCGCGGAATCGCGCCGCGTGGTGGCATCGCCGATGGTGGACCGGATGAACTGGTGATCCGGGTCCGTGTCAATATCCTCGAAGAGGTCCAGCAGCACGTCGTCCGCGCCCCACTCCGACGAGATCGCGCGCAGGAACGTGGTCACCGGAATGCGTCGCTTGCGGTCGATCTTCACCCCGATCAGGTTTTGGCTCGCGGTTTCGAATTCGAGCCAGGCGCCGCGCTTCGGGATCAGCTTGGCGCCAAACCGACGCCGCCCGGTGGCCGGGTCGTCTTCCGCCGAGAAGTACACGCCCGGCGAGCGCACGAGCTGGCTCACGACCACTCGCTCCGCGCCGTTGTAGATAAACGTGCCCTGGCTGGTCATGAGCGGGAAGTCGCCCATGTAGACCGTCATCTCCTTAATCTCGTCGGTTTGCTTGTTGTGCAGCCGCGCCTTGACGCGCAGCGGCGCCTGATAGGTGCGGTCGGCCTCGCGGCACTGCTCTTCGGAATAGGCCGGCTTGTCGAACGGCTCGTCCGGCACCTCGAAGTGCAACTCGAGGTTGCGCCCGGTGAAGTCCTGAATCGGTGAAATCTCGGCGAACAACTCCCGCAGGTATTCCTCTTTGAACCGGTTGAAGGACTCGACTTGCAGATCGATGAGGTTCGGTGGGTCGATCAGACTCCGAGCCTTGCCGTAGTACCGGGCCTCTACCTGCGATGCCGCACCGTTGTTAGCCATGGAGCCTCAGCTTCTCAGGTCCGGCAAACGTGCCGGACAAATACCGTCGTGAATCCCGCCGGCCCTGTTGCAAGACGAGCAAGCGCGCGCCGGGCCTTGGTGCACGCTCGCGGTGCAGGGTCGACATCCACGTCCCATCAGACGCAATCGCCAAACGTCCGCTAATGGCCTCGCCTTGTCAGTTGCAAATCCAACACCCCGAATTGGGAATTTTCTGAAGGCAGCACAAAACACCCAGAGCGGCCCGAAAACCGCCTGGGTGATAGACCTATTCGATTCGCCCTAGCTCAAGCTGGGCGCAAAATCCCCGCACGACCTTTCGAGCTTAGCATGCCTTCAACAGTCGTGCGACCCGGGTGGCGGGCCGCTTCAAGTCCGCCAGTCCCGCGAATGGAGAACTCTGCGTAGTCCTTCGTCATTCCCGCGAAGGCGGGAATCCACCCCTCATTGAATCTCGGGGCGGATAGGATTTCCCTGTCATCCGCAAGCTTCGCCGGATTCCGCAAAGCTCTCAGAAGGCAGAGATCGGGACTCCTTCCCGCAGGTCACCGCCCGCCTACCCAAGCTCCCCTTCAAGCTGCCGGCCACCGAGCACGTGCAGGTGCACGTGGCCCACGGTCTGCGCCCCATGGCGTCCGTGATTCACGGCCACCCGGTACCCGGTCGCATGCACGCCCTCCAGCCGCGCCACGTTCGCGGCGGCCGTGAGCAGGCGTCCCGCCAGGTCGGGATCGTCCCGCAATCCGTCGAGACTCGACACGTGTCGACGCGGCACGACCAGAACGTGGACCGGGGCCTGGGGCGCGATGTCGCGAAACGCGAACACCGCGTCGTCCTCATAGACCTGATCCGACGGAATGGCGCCCGCCGCAATCTTGCAGAACAAGCAGTCGGCAACCGCGTCTTCCGAACCTGTCCAACTTGCCGTCATGGTGCGGCTCCCAGTGGTAGCGACTCCGGCATGACCTATCCGTCATTCCCGCAGAGGCGGGAATCCACCCGTCGGTAAACCTGTTGGCCCACGAGTACGAGCGGTTCGCGAACCGCCCGAAGCTCTCTATCTATAGGTCTCCCGCCGGCGGCATGCCGAGGTTAAGGCATTCCCACCCATCCCGGCGCAAGACGCTCTCGACACGCAATCCATGGTCGGCCGCCGCCGCCCGCATCTCGGCGCCTCTGGTCGCCGTGATGCCCCCCAGAATCACGCGGCCGTCGCGGCGCACGGCGGCGCGGTAGTGGTCGAGACTGCGCAGGTGCGTATCCGCCACGATGTTGGCCACCAAGATATCGGCGGGATCGGATTCGCGGAGCGGCAGCCGTCCGTGCGTCACCGACACCCGATCGTCACAAGCGTTCTGCGCCACGTTCGCCCGCGCCGTCCGCACCGCATCCGCGTCGGTGTCAACGGCGCGCACGCGCCGCGCGCCGCGCAGCGCCGCAACGATGGCCAGGACGCCCGAGCCCGTGCCGACGTCGATGACGTCGTGCCCGGGGGCAATCGCTCCCTCCAGGGCCTCCACCGCGAGTTGCGTGGTCGGATGCAGCCCGGTGCCGAACGCCATGCCGGGATCGAGCCGAATCACTCGGCGGTCGCCGGCCGGCGCGTCCGTCCACGAAGGCGCGATCACGAAACTGCGTCCGATCGGGAATGGGCGGTAGAACGCGCGCCATTCGTTCAAGTATTCCTCGGGCCGCACCCACCGGATTTGCGGCGTGCGCAGGGTCGAGGCGCCGGTGGCGCCCAGGTGCCACAGCGCGCGCTCGATCGCCTCACGCGTCGATTGGCATGCCGGACCGTCGGCGATGTACGCCCGCAGGGTCATCTGCTCCTGCGCGTCATCCGGCGACTGCTCGACCGCCAGCGCCGATCCGACCCAGCGGGAAAGCTCCATGCGCACGTCGTCGGCGTCGGCGGGATCGGTATGAACCGTGATCTCGAGCCAGCGCTGGCTCACCGAAATGCGGCGCGTGCCTTCTCGACGAAGCTTCGGCCGTCGGCGTCGCGACCGGCGGGCAGCGAGTCTCGCAGCTGTTCCAACACCGCCCGCTGGTCCGACGACAGCTTCTTGGGAACCACCACCTTGACCGTGATGCGCTGATCGCCCCGCCCCGACCCGCGATATCGAGGCACGCCGCGACCGCGCAGCTTGAGCACCGTGCCGGGTTGTGTCCCCCCAGGCACCGTCACGGTTTCCTCGCCGTCGACGGTCGGAACCTCCACCGTGGTCCCAAGGGCGGCTTCGGCGATGTTGAGCGCGAGATCGCTCACGATGTCGTCGCCCTCGCGCTCGAGCTGCGGATGGGGCTCCACCTCGATGGCCACGTAGAGATCTCCGGGAGTGCCGCGATTGCGCCCGTGATCGCCGGCGCCCGAGAGACGCAATTCGGTACCAGGCGCCAACCCCGCGGGAATCTCGATTTCCCGGCTCATGGCCCGGCGTTCCAGCCCGGTGCCGCGGCATCCGGAGCACGGCTCCGTGATTTCGCGCCCCTCGCCGTGGCAGCGCGGGCAGGTCGCGACGTTCACGAACTGTCCGAAGAGCGATTGTTGGGTCCGTTGCACCTGGCCCGCGCCTTGGCACATCCGGCAGGTTGACGGCTTGGTGCCCGGCTCGGCGCCATCGCCCCCACAGGCGCCGCACGGCTCGTGACGCTGGTAGTCGACTACCTTCGTCGCGCCAAAGACCGATTCGATGAAGTCCATCGTCACGACGGCGCGGAGATCGGCCCCACGCTGCTCCGTTCGTCGGGCGCGCGTGGTGCCGCGCCCGAAGAACGCGTCGAAAATGTCGCCCACGCCGGCAAAGTCGTCGACGCCGGCCCCGAATCCGCCGCGCGCGTCGGCGTGTCCGAATCGGTCATACATCTGCCGCTTCTCCGCGTCGCGCAACACCTCGTAGGCCTCGTTGATCTGCTTGAACTTGGCGTCGGCGTCAGACGCCTTGCTGACGTCCGGGTGGTATTCCCGCGCCAGCTTGCGGAAGGCCCGGCGAATCTCGGCTTCGGAGGCGTTTCGACTCACCCCCAGCACGTCGTAGTAGTCGGGCTTGCTGCTCACTGGCGCGCCACCGTTCGCCGTCAGCCCGCGCCGTCGCCGGCCGGCGTGGCGTCACCCGCGGCCGTCGTCTCCGGTTCCGACTCCAGGCTGGCCGCCGGCGCCGATTTGACGAGCGTCGGACGCAACACCCGATCCTGCATGCGGTAACCGCGCTGCAGCTGCTCGGCCACCACCATCGGACCGTCGCCCTCGTCCGAAATCACCACCTCGTGAATCGCGGTGTCGATGGGGTCGCCGCGTTTGCACTCGATGGGCGTGACGCCGTGTGCCTCCAGCACGCCCAGCAGTTGAGCCTGGGTCAGCGCAATGCCGTCCACCCAGCTCAGCAACCGCAGCTCGCCCGGCAGCGTCTGGAACGCGCGTTCGAAGCCGTCGATCACCCGCAGGATGTCGAACGCGATCGCCATGTTGGCGAAAAGGGCGCGTTCCCGGGCGTCGGCCTCGGTGCGCCGCCGGTAGTTGGCGAAGTCGGCCTGCACCCGCGTGAGTCGATTGAGCACGTCCCGATGTCGCCGCTCGAGATCGGGCGCATCGTCGGCCGGCGTCTCGGACGAGCCGGATTCGGCCGGCGGCTGGTCCGCGGCGCCCGAGGCTGCCCGGCGATCGGTCACGCGAATGGTCGGACGATCGTCGTCGTCGACCCGCGGCGCCTGGTCGTCCGGCGTCTCCGATTCACGAGGTTCGGCTTCGGTCATGCCTATCGGTTCTCCTCGGTGTTTTCCTGAGCCGTGGCCCTCGGGCCCCATGCCTTCGGCCCAGGCATTATCCATGCCCGCGAGTCGCAGAGTGGTGAATCACCGGTCCGCAGCCGAGCCGTGGAACTCGTCGACCGGGACCGCCGACCGCTATCCGCCGTCGCGTTGAATTCTGACTTCGCCCGGCACGACCACAAAATCGGCCCGGCTCACGGCCTGGTCGCCGACGAGAACCTCCACGCTCCATTGCCCCGTGGCGGCGGTCGGCGGAAGGAAAAACCAAAAGCCATACGTCGCCCGCGGCGACGCTTGCACCGGATCGGTGAGGAAGCGGCCAATCTCACGATCACCCGCGTTCCAGCGAATCCCGAGGCGCGTGCCGTCGACGATGTTGGTGAATTCGATGGAAATGCTCACCCGCTCGCCGGGATGGAATTGAAGCGTTGGCTCAACCGCCCGTTGGGCCGAGTCGAGATCGAGCGCCAGCGTCACGGACTCGATGTTGGCCGACTCGTTCGTGGCCGGCTCAATCGTCGGCGTCGGAGTCGGCGTCTCCTCCTCGGCGGCCTCCGGCGTTGCTTCCGCCTCGCCGGTCGGCGATGGCGCGGGCTCCGTGGGCAGCGGCTGTCCGGGCGGGGCAATGCGCCACACGATGCCGCGTCCCTCGAGCAAGTAGATGCTTCCGTCACTGGCGATCGCCATGTCGATGGCCGTGAACAGCGGAATCTCGGCAGCCGCCCCCCCCGGCTGTCCGGAGCCGGTCGGGTCGCCGGCGATCACGCGCGCGGCCCCACCGCCAACGGCCGTCACCGTCCCCGCCCCGCTCTCGACCACGTAGAACCCACCGGCCGCGTCGGCCGCAAGCCCGATGGGCGCCTCGATTCGGACCGACCCCGCCGGTCCCTCGTCGGGCGCGCTGGTATCCGACGAGCCTGCGGCGAGCTCGATGGTCCCGTCGCGGCGCAAGCGGCGCACCACGCCCGCTTGCAGTTGGGAGATCAGCACCTCGCCGCCGGCGTCGACCACGGCGCGCTGTGGAAAACCGACCGCGGCCTCCGCCGCCGGGCCCCCGTCGCCGCCCCAGCCGAAGTTGCCGGTGCCGGCAATCGTGACGATCGTTCCATCGCGTTCCACGCGGCGCACCCGATGGTCCGGCGCATCGACCACGTACAGCCGGCCCGCCGAATCCAATGTCACGCCAACCGGCTCGGTGAGCGACGCGAAGGCCGCCGGGCCGCCGTCGCCGCCCGAGCCCGGAGCGCTGACGCCGACCATCGTGCCGATCACGCCTTCGGGCGTAACCCGCCGCACGCGGAAATTCCCGGCGTCGGCAATGTAGAGCGCGCCCTGCGCATCGACGGTTACATGGTGCGGGCGGTTCAATTGCGCCGCCGTCGCCAGGCCACCGTCGCCCGAGAATCCCGGGCTTCCGTTCCCCGCCACGGTCCGCACGGTGCCGTCAAGCTCAATGCGTCGAATGCGGTGGTTGCCGGTGTCGGCCACGAGCACGCGCCCGGCGCTGTCCACGGCAATGCCGCGAGGCGTGGTGAACTGGGCATCCTCCCGCGAGCCGCCCTCGCCGTCATAGCCCGGCTCGCCGCGGCCGGCGAACACCTCGGCAATCAGCTCCGCGGCCACCGGCGGCGGCAGCGCCAGGGACGGCGCCGGCGGTTGATATGGCGGGGCCGCCGGCGCTTCGGGCTCGGCGGGAATCTGCGCAATGGGAACCAGCGCCCGCAGCCGACGCGTGCCCTGTTCGACCACGAGCAGCTCACCGCGCGTGGTCACCGTCACGTCGGCCGGCAGCTCCAACCTGGTATCAACGGCCAAACGGCCGGATGCCGACGGTTGTT encodes the following:
- a CDS encoding nucleotide exchange factor GrpE — encoded protein: MTEAEPRESETPDDQAPRVDDDDRPTIRVTDRRAASGAADQPPAESGSSETPADDAPDLERRHRDVLNRLTRVQADFANYRRRTEADARERALFANMAIAFDILRVIDGFERAFQTLPGELRLLSWVDGIALTQAQLLGVLEAHGVTPIECKRGDPIDTAIHEVVISDEGDGPMVVAEQLQRGYRMQDRVLRPTLVKSAPAASLESEPETTAAGDATPAGDGAG
- the dnaJ gene encoding molecular chaperone DnaJ produces the protein MSSKPDYYDVLGVSRNASEAEIRRAFRKLAREYHPDVSKASDADAKFKQINEAYEVLRDAEKRQMYDRFGHADARGGFGAGVDDFAGVGDIFDAFFGRGTTRARRTEQRGADLRAVVTMDFIESVFGATKVVDYQRHEPCGACGGDGAEPGTKPSTCRMCQGAGQVQRTQQSLFGQFVNVATCPRCHGEGREITEPCSGCRGTGLERRAMSREIEIPAGLAPGTELRLSGAGDHGRNRGTPGDLYVAIEVEPHPQLEREGDDIVSDLALNIAEAALGTTVEVPTVDGEETVTVPGGTQPGTVLKLRGRGVPRYRGSGRGDQRITVKVVVPKKLSSDQRAVLEQLRDSLPAGRDADGRSFVEKARAAFR
- a CDS encoding DNA-directed RNA polymerase subunit beta, with the protein product MANNGAASQVEARYYGKARSLIDPPNLIDLQVESFNRFKEEYLRELFAEISPIQDFTGRNLELHFEVPDEPFDKPAYSEEQCREADRTYQAPLRVKARLHNKQTDEIKEMTVYMGDFPLMTSQGTFIYNGAERVVVSQLVRSPGVYFSAEDDPATGRRRFGAKLIPKRGAWLEFETASQNLIGVKIDRKRRIPVTTFLRAISSEWGADDVLLDLFEDIDTDPDHQFIRSTIGDATTRRDSALSHEDGLIELYHRLRPGDPATVDNARALIEQTFFTIRRYDLGPVGRYKLNKRLNADPDDETRTLRPEDLLAIVREIVRLNVVQGQPDHIDHLGNRRVRAVGELLAEQFRIGLLRMERVIKERMSIQDAAEATPSGLINTRPVTAAIKEFFGGSQLSQFMDQANPLAELGHKRRLSAMGPGGLSRERAGFDVRDVHYSHYGRVCPIETPEGPSIGLINTLATFAKVNPYGFIETPYRRVAHSVPASEAAALAGRIATQAIHAPDGGDVLVAAGAEITPAAADTLAAANGDAEIPVRPWVTDEIEYMTADAEEQFTIAQANAALKPNGEFAADRVSVRHGAQIHESPVTEVEFIDASPQQIVSVPAAMIPFLEHDDANRALMGANMQRQAVPLITPEAPLVATGMETRAARDSGHMVNAAADGTVSAVTAREIVVEHPDQGEHTYRLRKFERSNTATCISQRPVVRVGDQVEAGQVIAESMATSDTMLSLGQNILVAFMFWEGGNYEDAIVVSERLVKDDVFTSIHIEQYEVEARDTKLGPEEITRDIPNQSEEGLRNLDDTGVVYVGAEVGPDDILVGKITPKGETELSGEDRLLRAIFGRDAREVKDTSKHLPTGESGRVIDVKRFTAADAADLQAGVTEMVRVSVASKRKLMVGDKMAGRHGNKGVVSMILPQEDMPHLEDGTPIDLILNPLGVASRMNVGQSLETHLGRAAAKMDFRAITPVFDSADEADIIAALAEADLPEHGKARLIDGRTGEPFDQEVVVGVIYMMKLGHMVDDKIHARSTGPYSLITQQPLGGKAQMGGQRFGEMEVWALEAYGAAHTLQEMLTVKSDDILGRVKTYEAIVKGETILEPGIPESFRVLVKELQSLGVAVDILDEYEEEVPLVVEHTHDMLPDLDGINIQGREYRL
- a CDS encoding histidine triad nucleotide-binding protein, encoding MTASWTGSEDAVADCLFCKIAAGAIPSDQVYEDDAVFAFRDIAPQAPVHVLVVPRRHVSSLDGLRDDPDLAGRLLTAAANVARLEGVHATGYRVAVNHGRHGAQTVGHVHLHVLGGRQLEGELG
- a CDS encoding 50S ribosomal protein L11 methyltransferase, with protein sequence MSQRWLEITVHTDPADADDVRMELSRWVGSALAVEQSPDDAQEQMTLRAYIADGPACQSTREAIERALWHLGATGASTLRTPQIRWVRPEEYLNEWRAFYRPFPIGRSFVIAPSWTDAPAGDRRVIRLDPGMAFGTGLHPTTQLAVEALEGAIAPGHDVIDVGTGSGVLAIVAALRGARRVRAVDTDADAVRTARANVAQNACDDRVSVTHGRLPLRESDPADILVANIVADTHLRSLDHYRAAVRRDGRVILGGITATRGAEMRAAAADHGLRVESVLRRDGWECLNLGMPPAGDL